The region CTTTGAGAAATTGACAGCACTCCTTGAGTTCTTTCAGGGCCGTCGCCACTTCCGGTTCGGAGGCGTGGCCGAACAGGTCGAGAAAAAAGATGTACTCCCAGGCCTTTTTCTTGTAGGGGCGCGATTCGATCTTGGAGAGATTGATGCCGCGCTTGGCAAAAGGTTCCAGCATGCGGCAGAGGATGCCGGGCTCATCCTTGACGGAGAACAGTATGGAGGTCTTGTCGTTGCCCGAACGCTCGATCTCCTTACGGGCGATCACCAGGAAACGGGTAAAGTTGTTGACCTGGTCCTCGATCCTGGTCCTGACCACCTTGAGGTCATAGAGCGAACCGGCCAGTTCGCTGGCGATGGCGGCGGCGGTACCGTCTTCGCTGACGATCTGGGCCGCCACGGCCGTGGAGGCCACGTCCACCAACGGCACGCCGGGCAGATTCTCGTCAAACCATTGACGGCACTGGGCGATGGCCTGGGGGTGGGAGTAAACCTTTTTGACGTCTTCAAGCCGTCCGGAACGGGACAACAGGTCGTGATGCACCTCCAGCAGGATCTCGGCGGTGATCTTCAGACTGCTCTCCACGAACATGTCGAGGGTATGGGAGACGACCCCTTCGGTGGAGTTTTCAACCGGCACCACGCCATACAGCGCCTTGCCCTTCTCCACCTCCTCGAAGACCGACGGGATCGATTTGAGCGGCACCAGTTCCGCGGAGAGCCCGAACTGCTGCATGGTGGCCAGGTGGCTGAAGGTCGCCTTGGGCCCCAGAAAAGCAACTTTCATGGGGGATTCCAGGGCAAGGCTGGCCGAGATGATCTCGCGGTAGATACTGCGCAGGGCGTCATTGGGGAAAGGCCCGGGGTTGCGGCTCAGCAGCCGCTCATAGATCTGGCGTTCGCGGCCGGGAACATGAAACTCCATATTGCTGCCGGACTTGAGCTTGCCGACCTCGACCACCACCCGCGCGCGCTCGTTGAGAAGCTCGACAATCCGGTTGTCGATACTGTCGATGCTGGTGCGGAGCTGTTCGATTGTGGGGGTTTCCTGTTGCAATGAAGTCCACCTGAAAGCGTTACGGGATTTCTCAATAAAGAAGAGGGTCAATTTACTGCATAGCCGCTTCAAATGCAACCACTATTAAGTATACGGAATAGCCGTCCGGGCGCAACCCCCTCCCTGCACGACAGGGCTCGGGCCGCATTATCCCCCCTCAGTGGAGAGCCGCCCCGAAACGCTCCAGCCATGCGTCAAAAATTTGAAGCTTGTCCTGCCCAAAACCGGAAAGCTTTTCGCGAACCCGCTCCGGTGGCGTTCTGAGGGTCAACCTTCCGGGATTCTTTGAAAAAAACAGATCGGCGAAGCAGATGATCTCTTCCGCCGTCGTCCGGGGGACCATATCCCTGGGGGGAAGCGGCAGCTTCTGGTCTGCGATGTCCCGGGCCGTCAGGCCGACGCCGATGTGGCGTTCGCACACCAGGGCGTGACGCGGCAGCCCCTCGCGCTCAAGGATTTCCCGTCCCAGGATGCCGTGCATGATGTAGGGATGCACCCCCAAGGCGCCGATCCCAGGGGCGGCGACCCTGCAGACGCCAATATCGTGCAGCATGGCCGCTTCCTGTATGAAAGCACACTCATCGGGAGCAAGAGCGACCTCACGACCGACCGCCAGGGCAAGTTCCGCCACCGCGCGCCCATGGGTGGCGGCGATCTCCAGCCCCTCCCCTTCAAAGTACCTGCCCAGTAGTGCCATCACATCCACCATCTGTGTCTTCACCGCCAAAAGTCAAATTTTAGACACCCTTTTGTAACAAAAGGGCTTTTAAAATGTCATTATTTTGTCTTCAATTTTCAATGCCATGTTTTTATTACGTAATTTATTTGGCATGCCTTATGCTTTTATAAAAAATGCCCCACCAACCCGGGCGGGTCCGGATGGATAACCAAACAGGAGCAGATAGTCATGTACGCCAAGTTCTCGTTTTATTCCGTAGCGCAAATGTACGCCATCAGCATTGGAGAGCCGGTTGCCATCCTCCTGGGGCGGGACAATCTCTACTGGGTCGTCGATCAGGTCCGCGCGTCCGATTACCTGAACGACGGCTGCTCCCTGCTCTGCGCTGCCGGCTAGGAGACCCGCCGCCTCACGCCGCTCCTCGCCGGGCGGAACGCCAGTATCCCTTTTTATACCTTAATCCCCTTCCGAATAAAAGCGTTTGCGTATTCCCCTTTCCATCAGCTTTCAACCTGGGACATCCCCTCTTTCGACAAAATCTTGACCCGCATCATTAATTTTCCCGCCCGGGCAGGCTATGCTGCAACCATACTTCACGAGGCGAGGAGGTTGACACCATGGAACTCAGAAGCGGCCTTGGCGACAGGGCCATCCAAGACGTGATCCAAACATATCCGGAGATCGGCGGGATTCTCAACCGCTATGACATCGGTTGCGTGACCTGCTCGGTGGGTATCTGCCTCTTGAAGGACGTGGTCGCCATCCATGGCCTGGCAAAGGACGACGAGACGGCGATCCAGCAGGAAATCAACCGCTACCTGACGACGAAAGGAGAATGAATCATGGCACATCCCGGATGCGGCTGCCCCGGCAGCGCCGCGCGTATCATCGAACAACCGGCATCGCATGGCGGCACCGCGGTCGCCGTCCCTTCAGAGCTTCGGCAGTGGCCGGTGCAACTCCATTTGGTGCCGCCGACGGCACCCTATTTCCAGAATGCGGACCTCCTGATCAGCGCCGACTGCGTGGCCTATGCCATGGGCGGCATGCACCAGGACCTGCTGAAGGGCAAAGCCCTGGCCATCGCCTGTCCAAAGCTGGACGACACCACCCCCTATGGGGAAAAGCTGGCAGCCATATTCAGCGCCAACGCCATCAGGAGCATCACTGTGGCCATCATGGAGGTGCCCTGCTGCCGCGGTCTGGACATCATGGTCCGGGAGGCGCTGGCCCGAAGCGGGCGGGAGATCCCCCTTGAGAGCGTCGTGATCGGCGTCAACGGAGAACGGAGGAACTGATGGAAACCGGGATTACCCAGGCGCTGGTCAATGAACACCGCCTGATTCTGAGGATGGTGGCCCTCCTGGAACGCAACGCCCGCCGCACCGCCGCAGGAGCGTACGACGAATGGCAATTCTACCTGGACGGCACGGACTTTATCCGCACTTATGCCGACCGCTTCCACCACGCCAAAGAGGAGGACGTCCTCTTTGCGGCGCTGCTCGAAAACGGCATGCCCCGGGAGCACAGCCCGGTGGCCGCCATGCTGCTGGAGCATGACCAGGGCAGACGGCACGTGGGCGCCATGGAGGCGGCGGCCAAAGAGGCAGCGGCGGGCAACGGCGGCTGCGCTGCGCTCGTTGCGGAACATGCCCTGGCCTACGCCGAACTGTTGCGCGCCCACATTGCGAAAGAGGACGGGATACTCTACCCCCTTGCCGAACGACTCATACCTGCTAGACTGAAAAGCAGCCTCATCGCGGGCTATGCGGCGGCAGAAGCAGGGAAACCGGCCGGTTTCGCGGCCCGTTATGAAGCGCTGGTATCAAAATACGAGCAAGAGGGGTAGATCACATGGAGACCGAGCAGCTCTGCCGCATCGTCATCGATAACGCCAGCGACGCCGTGCTGTTTTCCGACAGCAAGGGGATTATCCGGCTCTGGAACAGCGGCGCGGAACGGATGTTCGGCTATCGCCGCGAAGAGGCGCTGGGGAAGTCCCTGGACCTGATCATACCCGAAAACCTGCGCCAACGGCACTGGGACGGCTACTTCCGGGTCATGGCCAGCGGCACGAGCCGCTATAGCGTCGAATTGCTCTCCGCCCCCGCCCTGTGCAAGGACGGCAGCCGCATCTCCACGGAGTTTTCCCTGGTTCTGGTCACGGATACGGCCGGGCAGGTACAGGGCGTTGCCGCGATCATCCGTGACGTGACGGCGCGCTGGCAGCGGGAACGGGAGCAAAAGGAACGCATGCGGGAATTGGAGTCGCTGCTGAAAAATGCGGTGCCGGGATAAAGAGGGAGCCGTTCTGTCATCTGCTCCCGGGACCGCATTGTTTGCTTTCGCAGTCAGGGCAGATGCTGTAGCTGAACATTGCGCCGGAGTGCTTGCTGATATAGGTCTCCAGTTGGTTCCAGTACCCCTTGTCGTCGCGGATTTTCTTGCAGGAATGGCAAATGGGGAGCAGGCCGCTCAACGTTCTGACATCGCACAACGCCCCCTGAAGATCTCCGATAAGCCCTTCGCGCTCTTTTTCGGTCTTCTTCCGATCACTGATGTCCTCAATCTGGACGATGAAAGATCCCGGAGCGCTTTCGTCGTCCCTGAGGAGTGAGGCCGTCAGTTGCACCCAGACCAGTTCGCGTCCCTTGGTTATGTACCGTTTTTCCACGGTATAGGCGGATAGTTCCCCGTCCAACAGTCGCTCCACGTTGGGGACATCCAGGCTCAGATCGTCGGGGTGGGTGACCTCTCCGAAGGTCAAACCTTCAAGGGCCGCCTTTTCATATCCCAGGATGGCGCACAGGGCGTGATTGACCTGGATGAACGTGCCGTTGAGGGAGACGATGGCCATCCCGATGGGGGCATTCTCCAAGGCGCTGCGGAATCGTGCCTCGCTTTCCCGCACCGCCTTCTCCCGGGCGGAAAGTTGAGCCGCCATCTGGTCGAAGGTCCGGGCCAGGTCCCCCAACTCGCCCCCGCCCAGGCCATCGGAAACCCGCGTGTGCAAATCTCCTGCCGCCAGCCGGTGGGAAGCCTCCTGCAGCGCCGTGACCCTGTTGACAAAACAATGCTTGCCGATAAACAGGGCCAGGAGGATGGCCGCCACCAGGAACAGCGTCAGGAACGCCATATTGTAAAACTGTTTCTCCGCCGCTTTGCTCAGGGTGGCCTGCAGAGGGATACCGGCGCGAACGTACAGGTAGGGGAACGTTTCATTGCGTAACCGCAATTTGGTATAGGAAATGATCCGCCGGTCGCCGGACACCCCCACATCAATAAACGAGTCCTCCTCGGGACCGTTCACCATGCTCATGAAGACCCCGTCGTTGACCTTTTTGCCGATGAACCTCTCGGGGTTCAGGTTTCTGTCGATTATCACCCCGTTGTAGTCGATGATATTGAAGGTCGTCCCCGCGGGCAGGTCGGCCTGGTTGAACAGGACGTTGTAGTGGTCGAAGTTGAAATTGATCGCAATGACGGCCGAAACCTCGCCGTTTTCATCCAGGACCGGATACCCGAAACCGATGGTCGGTTTTGTGGAAAGCTGGCCGATGACATATTCGCCGGAAGAAAACTGCCTGGTTCTGGCCGCATTCCGGAAGGTGCGCTTGTCCTGCAGGGATATGGGCTTGGTAAGAGGCAGGGCCGATGCCCACACCTTTCCTGTCGGGTCGGTGATGACAATATTCGCATACTGGGGATTCAGGGCGAGAACGCTCGTCAGAATACCGTTGACGGCCGCGGCCTTATGCTCCCTGACCTGGGGCAATTGCCCCAGAACGGTCACCAGCTGTTGTGCGCCCGCGGTAAGGTTTCTCTGTTCTGATGCGATGCTGTAGGCCAGCTTCCTCGTCTCGACGATACCTTCCTGCAGTGCGTCATGGCGCTGGTCCAGGCCAAAATGGACGATCAGCCCCACAGCCGGCAAGGCAAGCAGAAGGGCCAACAGAAGCAAAAGCTTGCGCAGCGACAGGGAGACGAGGCGGTTGAGCAGGCGTTGTATCATGAACGCGTCCTTGAGAGGCCGTTGTGCCGGCGAGGCGCTCGGGAGATGGATTTCCTGCCGGGAGCCGGGGCAATCATCAACGAAGACATGGCGAGGCGCCCCGCAATTCGTTCGGCATGTTCGTGCGGACATCACCACGGCGCGACATGACCGCAGCAACGTGGTGCATGCATAAACGTGCAAAAGCCGGGCCTCAAATCGGGTCATGCCAGGGATTGGCCGGACTATCGGTATTTTTTCCCAAAAGAGAAGCGGCACAACGGCCTCCCCCGGAGGGCCGGAACAGGGATTGCGCGCCGCTTGGCCGGGCGGCGAAGGGGTGGAGATTGGAGGGTGGACAGAAAAAATAATAATGGGGATACCCCATCAGGAGATCCCCATCGTCACAACGGTTTTCCGGCAAATTCTGTTTACATCCCGCCAAATAGCTGGGTTTCTCCCGGTGAAAACATTTTGTCCAGGGAAAGGAGCACCAACAGGCGGTCCGTACGATTGATG is a window of Geobacter sp. FeAm09 DNA encoding:
- the pheA gene encoding prephenate dehydratase gives rise to the protein MQQETPTIEQLRTSIDSIDNRIVELLNERARVVVEVGKLKSGSNMEFHVPGRERQIYERLLSRNPGPFPNDALRSIYREIISASLALESPMKVAFLGPKATFSHLATMQQFGLSAELVPLKSIPSVFEEVEKGKALYGVVPVENSTEGVVSHTLDMFVESSLKITAEILLEVHHDLLSRSGRLEDVKKVYSHPQAIAQCRQWFDENLPGVPLVDVASTAVAAQIVSEDGTAAAIASELAGSLYDLKVVRTRIEDQVNNFTRFLVIARKEIERSGNDKTSILFSVKDEPGILCRMLEPFAKRGINLSKIESRPYKKKAWEYIFFLDLFGHASEPEVATALKELKECCQFLKVLGSYPRSM
- a CDS encoding HD domain-containing protein — encoded protein: MALLGRYFEGEGLEIAATHGRAVAELALAVGREVALAPDECAFIQEAAMLHDIGVCRVAAPGIGALGVHPYIMHGILGREILEREGLPRHALVCERHIGVGLTARDIADQKLPLPPRDMVPRTTAEEIICFADLFFSKNPGRLTLRTPPERVREKLSGFGQDKLQIFDAWLERFGAALH
- a CDS encoding iron-sulfur cluster-binding oxidoreductase, with the protein product MAHPGCGCPGSAARIIEQPASHGGTAVAVPSELRQWPVQLHLVPPTAPYFQNADLLISADCVAYAMGGMHQDLLKGKALAIACPKLDDTTPYGEKLAAIFSANAIRSITVAIMEVPCCRGLDIMVREALARSGREIPLESVVIGVNGERRN
- a CDS encoding hemerythrin domain-containing protein yields the protein METGITQALVNEHRLILRMVALLERNARRTAAGAYDEWQFYLDGTDFIRTYADRFHHAKEEDVLFAALLENGMPREHSPVAAMLLEHDQGRRHVGAMEAAAKEAAAGNGGCAALVAEHALAYAELLRAHIAKEDGILYPLAERLIPARLKSSLIAGYAAAEAGKPAGFAARYEALVSKYEQEG
- a CDS encoding PAS domain S-box protein yields the protein METEQLCRIVIDNASDAVLFSDSKGIIRLWNSGAERMFGYRREEALGKSLDLIIPENLRQRHWDGYFRVMASGTSRYSVELLSAPALCKDGSRISTEFSLVLVTDTAGQVQGVAAIIRDVTARWQREREQKERMRELESLLKNAVPG
- a CDS encoding cache domain-containing protein; protein product: MIQRLLNRLVSLSLRKLLLLLALLLALPAVGLIVHFGLDQRHDALQEGIVETRKLAYSIASEQRNLTAGAQQLVTVLGQLPQVREHKAAAVNGILTSVLALNPQYANIVITDPTGKVWASALPLTKPISLQDKRTFRNAARTRQFSSGEYVIGQLSTKPTIGFGYPVLDENGEVSAVIAINFNFDHYNVLFNQADLPAGTTFNIIDYNGVIIDRNLNPERFIGKKVNDGVFMSMVNGPEEDSFIDVGVSGDRRIISYTKLRLRNETFPYLYVRAGIPLQATLSKAAEKQFYNMAFLTLFLVAAILLALFIGKHCFVNRVTALQEASHRLAAGDLHTRVSDGLGGGELGDLARTFDQMAAQLSAREKAVRESEARFRSALENAPIGMAIVSLNGTFIQVNHALCAILGYEKAALEGLTFGEVTHPDDLSLDVPNVERLLDGELSAYTVEKRYITKGRELVWVQLTASLLRDDESAPGSFIVQIEDISDRKKTEKEREGLIGDLQGALCDVRTLSGLLPICHSCKKIRDDKGYWNQLETYISKHSGAMFSYSICPDCESKQCGPGSR